The Macellibacteroides fermentans genome segment ACGGTTGTTTTCGCGTTACGGTATTACCTTTTCGTATGTGGAGGGGAGTGATGCGCAGGAGTTTGAAGGGGCCATTGGCAGCAACACGAAGCTGATCTGGCTGGAAACGCCTACCAATCCGTTGCTTACAATTGTGGATATCGAGGCGGTGGCCGCCATTGCCCGGGCACGCGGTGTGTTGCTGGCGGTGGATAATACCTTTGCCTCGCCCTATTTTCAGCGTCCGCTGGAGCTGGGGGCGGATATTGTGGTGCAGAGTACTACCAAGTATATTGCGGGGCACTCGGATGTGATAGGCGGTGCGGTGTTGCTGAATGATGCGTCTATTTATGAGGAGCTTCGGTTTTTCCAGAATACGATTGGTGCCATTCCCGGTCCGCAGGATGTATGGCTTACCTTGCGGGGTGTAAAGACTCTGGCGGTACGTATGCGTCAGCACGAAGCGAATGCCTTTGCTGTTGCCCGTTTTCTGCAGGATCATCCCAGGGTGAGTCAGGTCTATTTCCCGGGGTTGCCCCAACATCCCAATCACGAGGTGGCACGCAGGCAGATGAGTGGCTTCGGGGGGATGGTGTCGTTCCGCCTGAAGGAGGGCAACCGCGAGTCGGTAAATGCTTTTGTTAAGAAGTTAAAGGTATTTTCCCTGGCCGACAGTCTGGGTGGGGTGGAGTCGCTGGTGTGCTTCCCCATGGTGATGACGCACGATGCGGTGCCAGAAAAACAGCGGCTGGAGTTGGGTATAACCGGCGACTTACTGCGTCTTTCCATCGGTATTGAGGGAGTGGATGATCTGTTGGCCGACCTGAAACAGGCTTTGGCCTGATTTACGCAAGGAAACGGACCGCGAAACTGCTGCATTGCTGGTTTCAGGATGGCTTGTGTAAGAAGTTTGAGGAGCCGTTGAACCAATCGGGGGCTTGGA includes the following:
- a CDS encoding cystathionine gamma-synthase, whose translation is MDFSTMAIHEGQAPDAATGATVVPVYQTSTFTQQGIGEHKGFEYSRLSNPTRTALEVSLAALEHARYGLAFASGMAAEHAVFSLLNPGDHIVTVANVYGGTVRLFERLFSRYGITFSYVEGSDAQEFEGAIGSNTKLIWLETPTNPLLTIVDIEAVAAIARARGVLLAVDNTFASPYFQRPLELGADIVVQSTTKYIAGHSDVIGGAVLLNDASIYEELRFFQNTIGAIPGPQDVWLTLRGVKTLAVRMRQHEANAFAVARFLQDHPRVSQVYFPGLPQHPNHEVARRQMSGFGGMVSFRLKEGNRESVNAFVKKLKVFSLADSLGGVESLVCFPMVMTHDAVPEKQRLELGITGDLLRLSIGIEGVDDLLADLKQALA